The following are encoded in a window of Alosa sapidissima isolate fAloSap1 chromosome 10, fAloSap1.pri, whole genome shotgun sequence genomic DNA:
- the LOC121721135 gene encoding death-associated protein kinase 2-like has translation MALIKLQNVEDFYEIGDMLGSGHYGQVRVVHERLTGTRWAGKFLKLRRSVSSRLGLERKSVEQEVEILQALQHSNIMALRDVFESKAEVVLIVELINGGELFDFIAEKENLSENEAIEFMKQILKGVGFMHSKHIAHFDLKPENIMLSEKEQEHPHIKIIDFGLAHRFTPGEEYKSLCGTPQYIGPEVINFEPLSTAADMWSLGVVTYILLSGMSPFQGDTDEETLRNIVAMNYEFEEQYFSETSAMAKDFIEKLLVRDPSERMTADECLLHPWIKPLTRKQAANRSRSSINMKNFKKFNARRKWRMSYNMVWACNRLCRLQLLCKSSAKVDEELRGCESDQEDTETKPASLIRRRLSSNS, from the exons ATGGCTCTGATTAAACTTCAGAATGTGGAGGACTTTTATGAAATTGGAGATATGTTGGGCAG TGGGCACTATGGGCAGGTGCGGGTGGTGCACGAGCGGTTGACGGGCACTCGCTGGGCGGGTAAGTTCCTGAAGCTGCGGCGGAGCGTGAGCAGCCGGCTTGGCCTTGAGAGGAAGAGCGTGGAGCAGGAAGTGGAGATCCTGCAGGCGCTGCAGCACTCTAACATCATGGCCCTCCGCGACGTCTTTGAGAGCAAGGCCGAGGTGGTGCTCATCGTGGAACT GATCAACGGGGGCGAGCTGTTTGATTTCATCGCTGAGAAGGAGAACCTTTCCGAGAACGAGGCGATCGAGTTTATGAAGCAGATTCTAAAGGGTGTAGGCTTCATGCATAGTAAACACATTGCCCATTTTGACCTCAAG CCAGAGAACATCATGCTGTCGGAGAAGGAGCAGGAACACCCTCACATCAAAATCATAGATTTTGGCCTTGCCCATCGATTCACCCCAGGGGAGGAGTACAAGAGTCTCTGTGGAACTCCACAATATATAG GACCCGAGGTGATCAACTTTGAGCCCTTGAGCACAGCAGCGGATATGTG GAGCCTTGGAGTGGTAACATACATTTT ACTGAGTGGCATGTCGCCTTTCCAAGGGGATACTGACGAGGAGACACTAAGAAACATAGTGGCGATGAACTATGAGTTTGAAGAACAGTACTTCAGTGAGACTAGTGCCATGGCCAAAGACTTTATTGAGAAGTTGCTGGTCAGGGACCCAAG TGAGAGAATGACAGCAGATGAATGTCTACTCCACCCCTGGATCAAG cctctgaCAAGGAAGCAGGCAGCCAATAGGAGTCGTTCCTCCATCAACATGAAAAACTTCAAGAAGTTCAATGCTAGGCGGAAATGGAGG ATGTCATATAACATGGTGTGGGCTTGCAATAGACTTTGTCGCTTGCAGTTACTGTGCAAGTCAAGTGCCAAAGTTGATGAAGAGTTG AGGGGGTGTGAGAGTGACCAGGAGGATACAGAGACCAAGCCAGCATCGCTAATCCGCCGTCGCCTGAGCAGCAACTCCTAA